The Antennarius striatus isolate MH-2024 chromosome 8, ASM4005453v1, whole genome shotgun sequence nucleotide sequence tttatgcaaACTAATCATAGCACCAATGTGATTCTGATTTCCAGGAGTGGTCGTTTTATAAGGGCTAAGCTAACTGCTGTTATAATAAAACCTATAATAAAGTATAACTATAATAAACTATATAGGTGCAAAGAGGAAAATGAGCTTCCATCATTGAGAATTAACTTCAAAATGTTGAACGTTGTTTCTGGTTTCCATCATGGACATTAACATGTAACACATGTTTACACTCTGTCCTATAAGAAGCTACCTCAGTGTATAACAGATGGCTGCTCACTGACCAGACGTATGAGCTCACGACCATCATCCTCCCAGGCcggccaaccaaccaaccaaccaatgaacTGCCAGTCAGTTCAGTCCACTAAGCCGATCTGTCGCCCTGGCAACCGCTATTTCAGCCCCACCTTGGAGTTTCAACACATTGCGGGGCCAGATAAATTACAGCCGGAGCACCTGGAAAAGAATCTAAAAAATACTACTCCAGATGTCGGTGCACACATTCATCATTTCCAAAACCATCATCTGCCACTTCCTTCCAGTCGTCCTTTCCCTATCAGTCTCTGgagctcctctccctctctttcctgcccccaccccccaccccgcctTCTTTTTCTTGCTATGGATGTTTTGCTCAGCAGAGGTGGAAGGAGGcgagaggagggggaggtgcTGCCCCTGTTGGTGAGGCAGCAGCTTGGAAACTCATCTGGTAGTAATAAGTGCTCCACAAGGCTACTGTGACTCATGCCTTCGCATCCCGCCTCACTATTACAGGCTTATTTCATGTATCCGTGTGGTCATTACACTCTGTGACCACGAAAgctggaaacacacaacctgtgttttcaatatatatacagtgtgtatatactgtgtatatatatataccttaATAACTAAACTGCCACGTGAGATATGCAATTAAATCACCACAAGCTCAGCTACatacagtaattacatttattctttAACGGCTCTGTTTTAGATTTATTTGGATGAAATTAATCTCCTCCTGCTTTATGTTGACGCTGAATCTCATCTGAAGAGAATCCTTACAGGTTTTGTGTGACAATGCTTCAAGAAAGAAGAATTTAAATCACAAGTTGGTCTCAGCTCTCGCATGTGATCGGTCTTAATGCCTGCAGTTGTTGTCAGGTGCTCATAGCTACACACtaaagacacacattcattgtTAGCCAGTTTGCTTCTTGATgtatagtttttgttttttttgatgcTGCGCAACCATTATTTCGTCAGGCTCAGCAGGGTCATCAGTCACCGCCACCACCCGAATATGGCTTCCAATGGAAAATTTCATCTTGTTGCTGTCAATCATTCTCTCCTCGAGGAGTGGAGCAgtcaaatattttgtcttttgtgacAGCGCAATCACATGTTCTTCTGTAACACATACCACATATCTAGCAGGTTTATCATATGTGTTTATcatatgtgctttttctttctacttAGTAGTGATTTTAGAAAACAGCAATGGTGGTTGGTTGCCTAGTTGCCCGTGAGAAAAAGGCTCCCATCCCTGCTCCGTGCTATCTTCCAGTCTTGTCAGCAAGAAGGAGAATGATGGATAGAATCCCTGTTCATTAATAAACACAACTGCATAACCCCCACTGGGAATCAGGGGTAATTTGATATTCAGTTAAATGTTTAAGCTGTGGTAATTGCTGCCGCTTCTTCCGCTTTAGATTTCCAAATGACAGCCATAATTTGatctagaatttttttttttttatatatattttttttaaagaaatctcGGGATGATCACGCAGAGATGCTTATCAACCAGCAAAATGGCGGCTTTACGCGGCTGATCCCACAATCTATCATGTAGATCCTTTCTGAAGTGAGGCGTCGGGCCCTGCGTTCAGCGTCTCACACCTGCGCTCCTCCGCCGCGGATCTCCATCAGCCACATGTTTCTACCGCGTAAAGCTCCAAAACGTAAGAATAACCACCTCAGATGGCTGCTGATGAATGCGCAATGGTTTTTTGTGATGTATTTGTGTTACTACATGAGGAGGAGATTCCAAGGAACCCGgggacaaagagaaagagagagaggtgggaTGGGATGGGGTGCGCGTTCGTCGCAGTGTGAAGCTACAGTAAAGGGGTTTGCGTTTGCGTAAAAACTGACCAGGTACGTGCGTCCCAGGGTTGTCGGACATCTCCAACACCAGCAGCTCCCGGCCCTCGAAGCTCTCCCCGATGGTGTAGATGCGAGTGATGGTCGGGCACTGCAGCCACACGGACACCAGAGCCTTCCGCAGCTCATCATAACTGTGGTACTCGAAGGAAATCTCACCGTCGGTCCCGGCGGCGCGGACCAGGGCGACCGCCGCCACCGCGCCGAAGAGAAGTACCGAAAATAAGcgtttcattttgatttgtccTATTTCCCCTAAGCCCTGTCTGTCTCCCTGCCCGCGGCTTGGTCCCAAGCCTTATCTCCGTGCTGCAGCCTCGCTCCGGGCTATAAATATCTCTCCGAGCGCGATGCGCTGCTGTACCTGAGCGCAGATTCTTTCAGAGTAAAGCTCGACAAGAGCGTCAGGACATTTACGcacattttttcaaaataaaagtagcgTCTCCAGAGAGCAACTGCAGGTGTCTTATCTGGATTTAGAAGATGAAGatagtaaattaaataaaaacactgtgtGTAGGActtcaacaaaaacatattttgcagTATAAACTGCTGAGACAATAAAACTCACAtccaaaaatgatttatttattttaattctaatttctCGGTTTCACGTTTATTTGcttcatattattttaattacttaATAATTTATACCTCCATAACGCTCCCATAAATTTTCTTATCACTTTTTTCTACAAAAGCAGCCATAAAGAGAATCCTTCCATTTTTAGATTTATGTGATAAAACTTTGATTCCACTCAACAGAATTCATTCAAAAATTccacaatattaatattaatttttcctGTTGTACCACATTAAAGTTTTTGACCGTTTAACGCTTTCTCAAATGGAAATATAATCAGTTCGGATAATCATTACTAGTTCAttctttattattcatttttttattagtatatttttttaatatatcaaTGCAGTTTTTTAAACATCAATACATAAGGCAAAATCCTATCAGACAGTGAGAGACAAATCCTTGGGCGACACTTAAAAATCGTGAAActtgtaataaaaatgtattcatgtattCCTGTAATGTATTCCTTATTTTCCCTGTACTTTGGTCCTGCCTGACTTCCGGTTGGGCGCTTCCTGCTGCTGGCTTGATGGATCTGAACGCGTCGGATGGAGCAGCTGGGGTGTGTCCACACCGCAGggcggaggagaggaggtgaaCCTCCAGTGCATACTCCATCCACTGATATCCAgatatatgtaaaaataaatatataaaatatacatctTTATTCTAAAATGGAAGACAAAATACTGTAAGGGTCCCTTTTGTAAAAGcaaaattcatttattaatttttatttaagccTTATACAAAATAATCTTGAAGTGCTATCCATATAGAGTTTGTACATCCCGTCTCTCCAGTGAGGTGCAGCGATGGGATGCTCATCGAAGTCCTGGAGGACAAACTAAAGTGCTCAGACATTCAGAGGTATGAGAGGAAAAACTTCACAGCAGAGTCATTTGGTTCACGTTTTTCAATCAATGACCAAGCGACAATCAAAAGGAGGATGTTGATGGTTTTAGTCAGCCAGCAAGTGTTGACAGAAACATACAACAATACTTCTTTTGGAGAAAGGCACAGAAGTGGAACCAAAGCCAACATGTATTCTGATTAGGAATCAAACCACAGCAGTCCTGGCTCTGTGTAGCTGGAGGGCGGGAATAATTCTCGCTGTGACTGCAGATTCTTCCCTTCTTCAGTCAGATAAGTGTACAAACAGAGGATGGGGTGAGTTACTGCTCCTTCTTGTCCCCCTCCTTCTGAATGTACTTCTCGTACTGGCTGTCTGTCTTCAGCACCTTGTCCCACCAGGTGAAGGTGGAGGCGTAGTTCCCAACAAAGTTCATGTGGTGGAAGTCATGGAAACGGGTGCCGGCGTAGAACGGAATCAGGTGGAGAGGGTTCCAAGGTATGTCATAACCACTGAGACGGAGAAAGGAAACATATCAGAATACAGATTGATGTCTTTTATTGTCAAACAGCGTGCACTGTTCATTAAAGTTTAAtgtcaacaagaaaataaacgAAAGTCTGACTTTTCTTACTAGAATTGTACAGCTGAGGTCTAATTGTATAAAATGTAATACAAGCAAAATGATTACAAGAGAAAATGCTGGCTAATAAAGAAAAAACGTGtttattaatcacatttttaaaggaTTTCTATCTCTCTTGTCACATATAATACATTGTTCATCTAGTTCGACTAGTCGaaagatcattttatttatggttAAGAACTATGAAATATTAGCGAACAAAATCTATTTTGAGAATTTCTGAAAGTTCTATAGATTGTAAAAAGCACGGATACACTgagacaaaattaaaatgaggttaaaatatttcaaaatgaacttggaaataaacttgaaaccaacaaaataacaaaaacacagagagaccagaataataaaataaaacaaaaggtaaATTTAGTGGCCTGATCAATTTAGAATTTGTAATTTTCTTTGTACCACAAAAACATGTCTGGTTCCTTCTAACGCCTTTTTTTTTCGTGGAAGAGCAAATGTAAAGATGTTCTAGTAAAAAGAAGGCAGTGGTTCAAGAGAAGAGTTCTGTCACCTTTAAATATCTGATGTTCTCTGAGGCCCTCTAGCGGTCCAACTCACCACTAACAGTTAGGATTTCTTATGCAACTGTTTTCTACTGTAAACTGTGACTCTGTCCCAAACATTAAAAATTCTTTCTTGCATCTCAttagcaagaagaaaaaaaaacattgacaaaCTATGGAGGGTGTTGTTGTCCTACCTGTGGACATCGATGGTCTCCAGCAGGCGGAAGGACACCCAGGCCCACAGGAAGAACACATGGTTACAGAAAATCATGATGCCGATAAAGAAACCAGCACCCAGGATGAGGGTCTCAGCAGGATGAGCATACTCTGCCTGCATGCCAAAGGGAGCCTGTGGGATGGCAAACAAACTCATGAAGAcgatgcttgtgtgtgtgtatgtgtgtgtgtgatcactgtAACAGATGTAGGACTAAAACAGCATACATTAGCTTTATTTATCTTATGGTGTTATACTCACCGTGAACTCGTGGTGGACTTTGTGGATGTATTTGTAAATTCTGCGGTGATGCAGCAGGCGATGCAGGAAATAGTGCCAGGTATCTTCAATAACAGCACAGCCAAAGCACTGAGCTAGGATCCACGGCCTGAAGAGGAAAACACGACACGTGGGTCAGTTGTCGCGAACTTTTGttattgtttctttgttcagaaataAGAGTAAGGGTCAAACTAACACGAGGCTTTTAGGTGTTATTGTAATTCCACTGACCAGCGTGGCATGGAGTCCCAGTCGTAAGGGATGTTGAAGAACTCCGTGAAGTAGTAAGTCCCGCAGATCAATGGCAGCTGGATGCAGAAATGATTGAAGAGCAGCATCTTGAAACATCTCCACTGTTTCTCCCAGGTCTCTGGTttgtcctgcacacacacacacacgcaaatgcaCAGTGGCAAGGTCTGTTAAAAAAAcgtattgttgattttttttaaaatcacaattgCCAACGCTAAACGCAAACCTGTTGGATCTTGTATTTCTGCATGAAGGGCAAGAACTGGAAAAGGAAACCAGGcaaacagaacaggaagtagatgaaCTCATGAACGATGAGCGAGCCCCAGGTG carries:
- the msmo1 gene encoding methylsterol monooxygenase 1 codes for the protein MTSGPWTSVSFPFGQSDRSISAYIRPAACGSGRRTFRRKSSLWTCSRLTLTIMEANRTADILSSAFLAVEYVDAVLPENPFQPSLKHAWGYMLDNYTKFQIATWGSLIVHEFIYFLFCLPGFLFQFLPFMQKYKIQQDKPETWEKQWRCFKMLLFNHFCIQLPLICGTYYFTEFFNIPYDWDSMPRWPWILAQCFGCAVIEDTWHYFLHRLLHHRRIYKYIHKVHHEFTAPFGMQAEYAHPAETLILGAGFFIGIMIFCNHVFFLWAWVSFRLLETIDVHSGYDIPWNPLHLIPFYAGTRFHDFHHMNFVGNYASTFTWWDKVLKTDSQYEKYIQKEGDKKEQ